Proteins from one Vibrio coralliirubri genomic window:
- a CDS encoding patatin-like phospholipase family protein, with protein sequence MNKSALIVEGGAMRGIFAAGVLDAFMQDDFRPYDFAIGVSAGVSNLVGYLSHAPKRSYDVITTMATDKTFFNPARFAKGGNLVDVKWLWNESNQRYPLDCGELFSSIPLIAAVTNVDTGSADYYHIKPENLSNVVEATTALPIAYRETPCFSGGCYTDGGVADSIPVREAYRRGARDITVILSHPLSYRMKPQKHQWMLKKLLKKFPNIAESMAVRAENYNQSLEFIRNPPKDATIKVIAPPEAFAVKRLTMDQSTLNAGYEMGIKAGEEHLAIRKGVYGLDTEDCHFCV encoded by the coding sequence ATGAATAAGAGCGCATTAATCGTTGAAGGTGGAGCAATGAGAGGCATTTTTGCTGCCGGAGTTTTAGACGCCTTTATGCAAGACGATTTCCGTCCTTATGATTTTGCCATCGGCGTATCTGCAGGTGTGTCGAATCTGGTTGGCTACTTATCTCATGCACCAAAACGTAGTTATGATGTGATCACCACTATGGCGACGGATAAGACCTTCTTTAACCCTGCTCGCTTTGCTAAAGGCGGTAACTTAGTGGACGTGAAATGGTTATGGAACGAATCCAATCAACGTTATCCGCTCGATTGTGGTGAGTTGTTTTCAAGCATCCCACTCATCGCTGCTGTCACAAATGTCGATACGGGCAGTGCGGACTACTATCATATCAAGCCAGAAAACCTCTCTAACGTGGTGGAAGCAACCACCGCTTTGCCTATTGCTTACCGAGAAACACCGTGCTTCTCTGGTGGCTGTTATACCGATGGTGGTGTCGCGGATTCGATTCCGGTTCGCGAAGCCTATCGTCGTGGTGCGCGAGACATTACGGTGATTCTTTCTCATCCTTTGAGTTACCGAATGAAGCCTCAAAAGCACCAATGGATGCTGAAAAAGCTACTAAAGAAATTCCCAAATATTGCTGAATCAATGGCGGTGCGTGCTGAAAACTACAACCAGTCTTTGGAGTTCATTCGTAATCCACCTAAAGATGCGACCATTAAAGTGATTGCGCCACCTGAAGCCTTCGCGGTTAAGCGTTTAACTATGGATCAAAGTACTCTTAATGCAGGTTATGAGATGGGCATTAAAGCGGGTGAAGAGCACCTTGCCATTCGAAAAGGCGTTTATGGTTTGGATACCGAGGATTGTCATTTCTGCGTCTAG
- a CDS encoding 2-hydroxyacid dehydrogenase: MLNIAFFSSKSYDEKSFELAKGELNAEFHFHDFRLTTTTAKMAHDNEVVCAFVNDDLSRDVLEILAQGGTKLIAMRCAGFDKVDLDAAKEFGLQVVRVPAYSPESVAEHTVGMMMCLNRKLHKAYQRTRDANFSLEGLVGFNFHGKTVGVIGSGKIGLATMRILKGLGMNILCYDPYPNPLAVELGAKYVELDELYQESDVISLHCPMSKENYHLLDATAFEKMKDGVMIVNTSRGELLDSTAAIEALKQSKIGALGLDVYDNEKELFFQDKSNDVIVDDVFRRLSACHNVLFTGHQAFLTKDALFNIANTTLTSVDAFFAGNTSGNELV; encoded by the coding sequence ATGCTCAACATTGCTTTTTTTAGCTCAAAATCATACGACGAAAAGTCATTCGAACTGGCAAAAGGCGAACTCAACGCTGAGTTTCATTTTCACGATTTTCGACTCACCACAACAACAGCAAAAATGGCGCACGACAACGAAGTGGTTTGTGCGTTTGTAAACGATGACCTTTCGCGAGACGTGTTAGAGATTCTTGCTCAAGGCGGCACCAAGCTGATCGCAATGCGCTGTGCGGGCTTTGACAAGGTCGACCTAGACGCAGCTAAAGAGTTTGGTCTGCAAGTGGTTCGCGTTCCGGCTTATTCTCCAGAATCAGTAGCAGAGCACACAGTCGGCATGATGATGTGTTTGAACCGTAAACTACACAAGGCATACCAACGCACTCGTGATGCGAACTTCTCTCTTGAGGGGTTAGTTGGCTTTAACTTCCACGGAAAAACGGTCGGTGTGATTGGCTCGGGTAAGATTGGCCTGGCGACCATGCGAATTCTGAAAGGTTTAGGCATGAATATCCTATGCTACGACCCATATCCAAACCCGTTAGCTGTTGAGTTAGGCGCTAAATACGTTGAACTCGACGAGCTTTACCAAGAGTCTGATGTGATTTCTCTGCACTGCCCGATGAGTAAAGAGAACTACCACTTATTGGATGCAACGGCATTTGAGAAGATGAAAGATGGCGTGATGATCGTCAACACCAGTCGTGGTGAGCTGCTTGATTCAACCGCAGCGATTGAAGCTCTCAAACAAAGTAAAATCGGCGCGCTTGGCCTTGATGTTTACGACAACGAGAAAGAGTTGTTCTTCCAAGACAAATCTAACGATGTGATTGTCGATGACGTATTTCGTCGCCTATCCGCTTGTCACAACGTGCTGTTCACAGGTCACCAAGCTTTCTTGACCAAAGATGCTCTGTTCAACATCGCCAATACAACGCTCACCAGTGTTGATGCTTTCTTTGCTGGCAACACCAGCGGCAACGAACTCGTTTAA
- a CDS encoding DUF1971 domain-containing protein: MSHLRIPSHWKIQRSTPFFTKDNIPAALLNHHNTAEGVFGQICVMEGTVTFYGFADAEATEPESVITIEAGQFATSPPQYWHRVELSDDAQFNINFWSEKETKKMFNTRK; this comes from the coding sequence ATGAGTCATTTACGTATTCCGTCACACTGGAAAATTCAACGTTCCACACCATTTTTCACCAAAGACAACATACCGGCAGCGCTTCTCAATCATCACAATACTGCTGAGGGAGTATTCGGCCAGATCTGTGTAATGGAAGGCACAGTCACCTTCTACGGTTTTGCCGATGCAGAAGCGACAGAACCAGAAAGTGTTATCACAATCGAAGCTGGGCAATTTGCCACAAGCCCACCTCAATATTGGCATCGAGTAGAGCTTAGCGACGACGCACAATTCAACATTAACTTCTGGTCTGAAAAAGAGACCAAGAAGATGTTCAACACCCGAAAGTAA
- a CDS encoding ferredoxin--NADP reductase: MTDIPHGLVTGKVLNKTEWTDQLFSLQVSAPVSPYQAGQFTKLGLLNSEDEFVRRAYSMVNAPEHEQGHQHLEFLIIKDQNGQLSPQLHELKVGDDIFVGKDPSGFMTLDEIPEIADDLWMLSTGTAVGPFISMLESMQIQQQNGSESEKVASFKKLVLVHAVRTEQDLTYRDRIAQLVHHFQGKLQYVPIISRESVTGTLRGRIPSLLLGGDLEQTTSVAFNQTRSFFYLCGNPQMVRDTSEALTSLGFEKHLRRKPGQFSSENYW; the protein is encoded by the coding sequence ATGACAGATATTCCTCATGGTTTGGTAACCGGTAAAGTCTTAAACAAGACGGAATGGACAGATCAACTGTTCTCACTTCAAGTCAGTGCTCCTGTCTCTCCCTATCAGGCGGGGCAATTCACGAAACTTGGCTTGCTTAACAGTGAGGATGAGTTCGTAAGACGCGCCTATTCGATGGTGAACGCGCCAGAGCACGAACAAGGTCATCAACATCTGGAGTTTTTGATTATTAAGGATCAGAACGGTCAGCTTTCACCTCAACTTCATGAGTTGAAGGTGGGCGATGACATCTTTGTCGGCAAAGACCCAAGTGGCTTTATGACCTTAGATGAGATCCCAGAGATCGCCGACGATCTATGGATGCTTTCGACCGGAACCGCTGTTGGGCCTTTTATCTCAATGCTCGAAAGCATGCAGATACAGCAGCAAAACGGCTCTGAATCTGAAAAAGTCGCCTCGTTCAAAAAACTTGTACTGGTTCATGCCGTAAGAACAGAACAAGACCTGACTTATCGAGACCGTATCGCTCAACTCGTTCATCACTTCCAAGGGAAACTACAATATGTGCCAATTATTTCTAGAGAATCAGTCACCGGAACTTTGCGCGGACGAATCCCAAGCTTGTTACTTGGAGGCGACCTTGAGCAAACCACGTCTGTCGCTTTCAATCAAACCCGCAGTTTTTTCTACCTTTGCGGCAATCCGCAAATGGTTCGTGACACAAGTGAAGCACTAACCAGCTTAGGTTTCGAAAAGCACTTACGCAGAAAACCCGGTCAATTCAGCAGTGAGAACTACTGGTAA
- a CDS encoding acyltransferase has product MLDNLRMALNVLFVTINTAMTAFTVSFFGLIKLILPISVVQKSCTRLANFTFWCWASLNLWMLNVNNDIEWQVEGGEDISTKQWYLMMSNHLSWADIVILSSILKDKMPMTKFFLKHELLYVPFVGLACWGLDMPFMRRHSREFLLRNPERRNDDFDAINKACTKFKLAPTTLVNFVEGTRANHEKLATAKTPYRHLLKPKTGGVAFALSAMGPILDGIVDVTLAYPENQTSPFEDMLKGKMTKVVVRIKLHPMDENVNGNYFEDKAFKRRFHSWLNNTWKEKDAYLDTVYGVETLREAETIDGLDTINKKQEQ; this is encoded by the coding sequence ATGCTTGATAATCTTCGTATGGCCTTGAACGTATTGTTCGTGACCATCAATACCGCAATGACTGCGTTTACCGTGAGCTTCTTTGGCCTCATCAAATTGATTCTGCCAATCTCTGTTGTACAGAAGTCGTGTACTCGTTTAGCTAACTTCACATTTTGGTGCTGGGCTTCGCTCAACCTTTGGATGTTGAACGTGAACAATGACATCGAGTGGCAAGTGGAAGGCGGGGAAGATATCTCGACCAAACAGTGGTATTTGATGATGTCGAATCATCTGAGTTGGGCGGATATCGTGATTTTGTCTTCTATCTTGAAAGACAAGATGCCGATGACTAAGTTCTTCCTTAAGCATGAACTGCTGTATGTCCCTTTTGTTGGGTTGGCATGTTGGGGGCTAGATATGCCCTTCATGAGACGTCACTCGCGTGAGTTTTTGCTGCGTAATCCCGAGCGTCGTAATGATGACTTCGATGCAATCAACAAAGCGTGTACTAAGTTCAAGCTAGCGCCGACAACCTTGGTTAACTTCGTTGAAGGGACGCGTGCCAATCACGAGAAACTGGCGACCGCGAAAACACCTTACCGACACCTATTGAAGCCTAAAACTGGTGGTGTAGCATTTGCATTATCGGCAATGGGACCAATCTTAGATGGCATTGTTGATGTCACTCTGGCTTATCCAGAAAACCAGACTTCTCCGTTTGAAGACATGCTAAAAGGCAAAATGACCAAGGTCGTGGTGCGTATTAAACTGCATCCGATGGACGAGAACGTAAACGGTAATTACTTTGAAGATAAAGCGTTTAAGCGCCGTTTCCACAGTTGGTTGAATAACACGTGGAAAGAGAAAGACGCCTATCTTGATACGGTTTATGGGGTTGAAACGCTTCGTGAGGCTGAAACGATTGATGGGCTTGATACGATTAATAAGAAGCAAGAGCAGTAA
- a CDS encoding tRNA (adenine(22)-N(1))-methyltransferase, which yields MKLSNRLQTLHSLVSNDYQHIWDCCCDHGFLGVQLLSDNKAPQIHFVDIVPSLMSELEGKLARYFPQSTKAEQTVTSQWQVYCMDVAAIPLEKHTGKHLVIIAGVGGDLTQKLVDDIHRKHPDKAIDFLLCPVHQQFELRSHLKALNFGLIDEMLIEENRRYYEILLVSNNQGEAEKSQTISEISNVGDKIWTPSCDEQVKVSQQYKAKTLQHYVRIHQGQEKQGKLSQVKHIIEAYQAI from the coding sequence ATGAAGCTAAGTAACCGACTGCAAACTCTCCACTCCCTTGTCAGCAATGACTACCAACATATTTGGGACTGTTGCTGTGATCATGGCTTTTTGGGTGTTCAACTGTTGTCGGATAATAAAGCGCCTCAGATTCACTTTGTCGATATTGTCCCGTCTTTGATGAGTGAGCTTGAAGGAAAGCTAGCGCGCTACTTTCCACAAAGTACTAAAGCCGAACAAACGGTTACCAGCCAATGGCAAGTCTACTGCATGGATGTCGCAGCTATCCCGCTTGAGAAACATACTGGCAAACACCTGGTGATTATTGCAGGCGTCGGTGGCGATCTTACTCAAAAGCTCGTCGATGATATTCATCGTAAACACCCAGACAAAGCGATCGATTTCTTGCTTTGTCCGGTGCATCAGCAATTCGAGTTGAGAAGCCATTTAAAGGCGCTCAATTTTGGTCTTATTGATGAAATGTTGATTGAAGAGAACCGTCGTTATTACGAGATTTTATTGGTGAGCAATAACCAAGGCGAGGCAGAAAAGAGCCAAACCATTAGCGAGATATCAAACGTCGGTGACAAGATCTGGACACCAAGCTGTGATGAACAAGTGAAGGTATCACAGCAATACAAAGCCAAAACATTGCAGCACTACGTGCGCATTCATCAAGGACAAGAGAAGCAAGGCAAACTGAGCCAAGTGAAACACATCATCGAGGCTTATCAAGCAATTTAA
- a CDS encoding sensor domain-containing diguanylate cyclase, whose translation MLYLAVAQLEKVETAATEQSSSNIRIASSTIRSNIEATFGKLYFLETSLGLPKAAPIGDKKFRELSDNILKRTPNFSDIVRYQPQSQQYISSRGLPLSHEQIDAIKWNSIDSVVEDFYISSIYQKADGRWVFAVKHTAEKLNEEIWIEFDLLHTTQGLRDLKTLNHGYVFVVDRATERLVFHPDPKRIGTKSVSYHAGISHQLSQGETVGKHEYYYQDNFKISVFDADNSLNWVFIAGTDRHDILTSSHQFTLTGLVLGSLLLLWIGANYLAYRLNVSLSQLNKVDDLVSFKRELKSILDSFTYQKGIQFCLYQPENHSFSTIDYHGNKSTVHCDKALAERFTPDTMAYRSGKYADPLACKLKIHQRHYCIPLHSRKQLIAVLYVNANLPISQSILRMIRDYTEVSLSNLLLQHQLSSKDLMTQLDNKSSFSIAIENYVSEPDTYVALLDIDNFDHVNRAYGEAVGDKMIKLTAESIRYYFPKPKGLCLARVGGKEFAVLFKANDVKDAKFQLDQCRVGIAEKTIVTPDITLSLGVSVGYSQIEGETDSALALAEQAKLIAQQLGKNRVEGHIRAVAKAS comes from the coding sequence ATGCTCTATCTTGCTGTGGCTCAGCTTGAAAAAGTAGAAACAGCAGCAACAGAACAATCATCATCAAACATTCGTATCGCAAGCTCTACCATTCGTTCCAACATCGAAGCCACATTCGGCAAACTCTATTTTTTAGAAACCAGTCTAGGCTTACCTAAAGCGGCACCAATCGGTGACAAAAAATTCAGAGAATTGAGTGATAATATTCTAAAAAGAACGCCAAACTTCTCCGATATCGTTCGATACCAACCACAATCCCAACAATATATATCAAGTCGTGGATTACCTCTTTCCCATGAACAAATCGACGCCATAAAATGGAACTCAATAGACAGTGTTGTTGAAGATTTCTACATCTCTTCGATTTACCAAAAAGCAGATGGTCGTTGGGTATTCGCAGTTAAACACACGGCGGAAAAATTGAATGAAGAAATATGGATTGAGTTTGACCTTCTACACACCACTCAAGGATTAAGAGACTTAAAAACGCTTAATCATGGCTATGTGTTTGTGGTTGACCGAGCAACAGAACGACTGGTCTTCCACCCAGATCCAAAACGTATCGGAACTAAATCAGTCAGCTATCACGCAGGTATCAGCCATCAACTCTCACAAGGTGAAACCGTTGGTAAGCACGAATACTACTATCAAGATAACTTCAAAATATCGGTGTTTGACGCTGACAACAGCTTGAACTGGGTATTCATCGCAGGCACCGATCGCCACGACATCTTAACCAGCTCACACCAATTTACGCTAACTGGCTTGGTACTTGGTTCACTGCTTCTATTGTGGATTGGCGCAAACTATTTGGCTTATCGTTTGAACGTGTCCTTGTCACAGCTGAATAAAGTCGATGACCTTGTAAGCTTTAAGCGAGAGTTAAAATCCATACTGGATAGCTTTACCTACCAAAAAGGCATTCAATTCTGTCTCTATCAGCCTGAGAACCACTCATTCAGTACCATCGACTATCACGGAAACAAGTCAACGGTACATTGTGACAAAGCCCTTGCAGAGCGATTTACACCGGACACCATGGCTTACCGAAGTGGCAAGTACGCCGATCCACTGGCGTGTAAACTCAAAATACACCAACGTCATTACTGTATTCCTTTGCACTCTCGTAAGCAGTTGATCGCAGTGTTGTACGTAAACGCAAACTTACCGATCAGCCAGAGTATTCTGCGAATGATCCGTGATTACACTGAGGTCTCTTTGTCTAACTTACTGCTTCAACATCAATTAAGTAGCAAAGACCTGATGACGCAGTTAGACAATAAGAGCAGTTTCAGTATCGCCATCGAAAACTACGTGAGCGAGCCCGATACCTATGTCGCACTGCTTGATATCGATAACTTCGACCACGTAAACCGTGCCTACGGTGAAGCAGTCGGTGACAAGATGATCAAGCTGACTGCAGAATCGATACGCTATTACTTCCCTAAACCAAAAGGCCTTTGCTTGGCGCGTGTTGGAGGAAAGGAGTTCGCCGTATTGTTCAAAGCCAATGATGTAAAAGATGCAAAATTCCAGCTAGACCAGTGCAGAGTCGGAATCGCGGAGAAAACCATCGTCACTCCAGATATCACCTTATCACTAGGGGTTAGCGTGGGATACTCGCAAATAGAAGGCGAAACAGACTCAGCTTTAGCGCTGGCGGAACAGGCAAAGCTTATAGCGCAACAGCTTGGTAAGAACCGAGTGGAAGGCCATATCAGAGCCGTTGCCAAAGCATCGTAA
- the glgX gene encoding glycogen debranching protein GlgX, with product MTRTLARPYPLGATLGNTGCNFSIYSPDCKSLSLALFDENDEFTTYKLENEYADIRYVFIDGIKAGQKYGFIAETDNGPILLSDPYAKAISEPLDYVTPYSNEKSFAMAKCVVVDDTFDWQDVEKPRISREETVLFETHVKGLSQLHPEVETNTKGRYLGLVSPEMLTFYKQQNINSLQLLPVAACMHEPHLLDMDKVNYWGYNPYLFMVPDPRYAEKDAVNELKTAIRELHRNGIEVILDVVYNHTAEGGEGGTTFNLKALDSRYYIKHGCHYANFTGCGNTVDLTHQPALNLVMDTLRYWVSEFQVDGFRFDLAATLGREGDNYNPEAAFFKAVAQDPVLKETKLIAEPWDIGPNGYQVGNFPLGWNECNDKLRDITRSFWRGDQGYLKEFATRLMGSRDIYSAAHWPYKLTVNYITYHDGFTMQDLVSYKHKHNEENGENNRDGHGDNRSENYGVEGETENLLVIATREKQKRNFMASLLFAFGIPHILTADVLSHTQKGNNNAYCQDGVTSWLNWEDSERKTYFKTWLSEMISARQQYMVPFIKAFSGEKRNSNRIFWSRVDGTLMEHDDWNRLSSVALHLGIGKNGDELIYLINQTNAPARFSLPNDREQNWVTICDTNSRNVKPGHAEGEMLLSPTSMAILHYSPDKADLIKAKAKSA from the coding sequence ATGACTAGAACGCTCGCTCGCCCTTATCCACTAGGCGCAACGCTAGGTAACACTGGCTGCAACTTTTCAATTTATTCTCCTGACTGTAAATCACTCTCCCTCGCTCTTTTTGACGAGAATGACGAATTCACCACTTATAAATTGGAAAATGAATACGCTGATATCAGATATGTCTTTATTGATGGTATTAAAGCGGGACAAAAATACGGCTTCATTGCAGAAACAGACAATGGCCCTATCCTACTTTCAGACCCGTACGCGAAAGCAATAAGCGAACCGCTCGATTACGTCACGCCCTATAGCAATGAGAAGAGCTTTGCGATGGCGAAGTGTGTCGTTGTCGATGACACCTTCGATTGGCAAGACGTGGAAAAGCCGCGAATTAGCCGTGAAGAGACCGTTCTTTTTGAAACCCATGTAAAAGGCTTATCTCAACTTCATCCAGAAGTAGAGACCAACACTAAAGGCCGTTACTTGGGATTAGTCAGCCCTGAAATGCTTACGTTCTACAAGCAACAAAATATCAACTCTCTACAGCTTCTACCCGTTGCTGCGTGCATGCATGAGCCTCATCTCTTGGACATGGATAAAGTGAACTATTGGGGTTACAACCCATACTTGTTCATGGTGCCAGACCCACGCTACGCAGAAAAAGACGCTGTTAATGAACTCAAAACCGCCATTCGTGAACTTCACCGCAATGGCATCGAAGTTATTCTAGACGTGGTGTACAACCACACGGCGGAAGGTGGCGAAGGTGGTACAACCTTCAACCTCAAAGCGCTAGATAGCCGCTACTACATTAAACATGGCTGTCATTACGCGAACTTTACGGGTTGTGGTAACACCGTTGATCTCACCCACCAGCCAGCACTTAACTTAGTGATGGATACGCTTCGCTATTGGGTAAGTGAGTTCCAAGTCGACGGCTTCCGCTTTGACCTAGCAGCAACGCTAGGACGCGAGGGTGATAACTACAACCCTGAGGCTGCATTCTTTAAAGCTGTGGCTCAAGACCCTGTACTTAAAGAAACCAAGCTCATTGCAGAACCTTGGGACATCGGTCCGAATGGCTACCAAGTGGGTAATTTCCCGCTAGGCTGGAATGAGTGTAACGACAAACTACGAGACATTACTCGTAGCTTCTGGCGTGGTGATCAAGGCTACCTAAAAGAGTTTGCAACCCGTTTGATGGGGTCACGCGATATCTACAGTGCAGCGCATTGGCCGTACAAATTAACCGTCAACTACATCACTTATCACGATGGCTTCACCATGCAGGATCTTGTTTCTTACAAGCATAAGCACAACGAAGAAAATGGTGAGAACAACCGCGATGGACACGGTGACAACCGTTCTGAAAACTACGGTGTTGAAGGTGAAACCGAAAACCTGTTAGTTATCGCGACACGTGAAAAGCAGAAACGAAACTTCATGGCGAGCCTGCTGTTTGCTTTTGGTATTCCTCATATTTTGACGGCCGATGTGTTATCTCATACTCAAAAAGGTAACAATAACGCTTACTGCCAAGATGGCGTGACCAGCTGGCTTAACTGGGAAGATTCAGAGCGAAAGACTTACTTCAAGACTTGGTTATCTGAAATGATCTCTGCTCGTCAGCAATACATGGTGCCTTTTATTAAGGCATTCAGTGGCGAAAAGCGTAACTCGAACCGCATCTTCTGGAGCCGTGTCGATGGCACACTTATGGAACACGATGATTGGAACCGCTTAAGCTCAGTAGCTTTGCATTTAGGTATTGGTAAAAATGGCGACGAGTTGATTTATCTGATCAACCAAACCAATGCGCCAGCACGTTTCTCGTTACCGAATGATCGTGAACAAAACTGGGTAACCATCTGTGATACCAACTCGCGAAACGTCAAACCAGGTCATGCAGAAGGTGAAATGTTGTTGTCGCCAACTTCGATGGCAATTTTGCACTACTCGCCAGATAAGGCTGATTTGATTAAAGCAAAAGCTAAGTCAGCTTAA
- a CDS encoding carbohydrate porin, whose amino-acid sequence MKKVSLIAAAVASTLMAGSAFAAEVDFHGYMRAGFGMNADGGSQYCYGNGGPTTFGHAVGRLGDECDNYAELSLGVNKIWESSDGDAFNIHTLMAFGTYENGGLDGRGNSFQSIGTDPDDPWSGERASFREAWADYTMANGMSIWAGERYYGRKDVHIMDMYYVNNSGAGAGVENIDLGFAKLHAAVVQHKWKAPLLTADDPSTPEDERQPLEGTQVYSTANSIDLRLTGIETNDKGSMEFILMAADPSHTDVQSDAIDGGIGNAGDYGLDKAGFFLTAEHTQGHSMGFNKAVIQYATEGYAWAGFVGNHAGDSYNMELGQEGRESLRLIDWGVIEAEKWNLGYSFVYAQLLDDGNGNSDGKAMSVVLRPGYKWSETMSTILELGYHQDEYPWADKEDLTKVTIAQQWQAGSNFWARPAIRVFASSYSGDKAVDNNDLMFGAQVEAWW is encoded by the coding sequence ATGAAAAAAGTAAGTTTGATTGCTGCAGCAGTGGCTTCGACATTGATGGCTGGTTCAGCTTTCGCTGCCGAAGTTGATTTTCATGGGTATATGCGCGCAGGCTTCGGTATGAATGCTGATGGTGGCTCGCAATATTGTTATGGTAATGGTGGCCCTACTACATTTGGGCATGCAGTTGGTCGTTTAGGCGATGAGTGTGATAACTATGCTGAACTTTCTCTAGGCGTAAACAAGATTTGGGAAAGTTCAGATGGCGATGCATTCAATATCCATACTCTAATGGCATTTGGCACGTATGAGAATGGTGGCTTAGATGGACGTGGTAATTCGTTCCAAAGTATCGGTACAGATCCTGATGACCCATGGTCTGGTGAGAGAGCTTCGTTCCGTGAAGCTTGGGCTGACTACACTATGGCAAACGGCATGAGCATTTGGGCTGGTGAACGTTATTACGGACGTAAAGATGTTCATATTATGGATATGTACTACGTAAATAACTCTGGTGCTGGTGCCGGTGTTGAAAACATTGATTTGGGCTTTGCGAAGCTTCATGCTGCAGTTGTTCAGCATAAATGGAAGGCTCCATTACTAACTGCAGATGATCCATCGACACCTGAAGATGAAAGACAGCCACTTGAGGGTACACAAGTTTACTCAACTGCTAATTCAATCGACCTTCGCTTGACAGGTATTGAAACAAATGACAAGGGTAGTATGGAGTTCATTTTAATGGCTGCAGACCCTTCTCATACAGATGTACAAAGTGATGCAATTGACGGCGGTATTGGTAATGCAGGTGATTATGGTCTAGATAAAGCAGGCTTTTTCCTTACAGCTGAACACACTCAAGGCCATAGCATGGGCTTTAACAAAGCTGTTATTCAGTATGCAACTGAAGGTTATGCTTGGGCTGGTTTCGTAGGTAACCACGCAGGTGATTCGTACAACATGGAATTAGGTCAGGAAGGACGAGAGTCTTTACGTCTAATCGATTGGGGTGTAATCGAAGCTGAAAAATGGAATCTTGGTTACTCGTTCGTTTATGCTCAGTTGTTGGATGACGGCAATGGCAACAGTGATGGCAAAGCTATGAGTGTTGTTCTTCGTCCGGGCTACAAATGGTCTGAAACAATGAGCACTATTCTAGAGCTTGGCTATCACCAAGATGAATACCCTTGGGCTGATAAAGAAGACTTAACGAAAGTTACAATTGCTCAACAATGGCAAGCCGGTTCAAATTTCTGGGCTCGACCTGCAATTCGAGTATTTGCATCTAGTTACAGTGGCGACAAAGCTGTTGATAACAATGACTTAATGTTCGGTGCACAAGTTGAAGCTTGGTGGTAA
- a CDS encoding MalM family protein — protein sequence MKKIVSILMGATVLFGCASHQDFSSSSSEQASISTVEQISWNQVGVPSSFSIHFSEDSQILNSTDIMGPVAGFSFDVSEPQVIIELSGMVKRLEVFSPNLAIYDQNFKLLRNYDSSFFDYDKNDFIKGDVLFGEVELNLPMSTTRIYGVVYTTKQDLTQTTQLLHPAKAMAIAKRNVVPAIDDPEAKHVDIGEVRVAIKRGFVA from the coding sequence ATGAAAAAAATAGTATCGATTCTAATGGGGGCGACCGTTTTATTTGGTTGTGCGAGCCACCAAGATTTTTCTTCTTCGAGCTCGGAACAAGCAAGTATCTCTACGGTGGAGCAAATTAGTTGGAATCAAGTTGGCGTTCCATCAAGCTTTTCTATTCACTTTTCTGAAGATTCTCAGATTTTAAATAGCACAGACATAATGGGACCAGTGGCTGGTTTTTCTTTTGATGTTTCTGAGCCTCAGGTCATAATAGAACTTTCGGGCATGGTTAAACGCTTAGAAGTATTTTCTCCAAATTTAGCCATTTATGATCAAAATTTTAAATTATTGCGAAATTACGACTCATCCTTTTTTGATTATGATAAAAATGACTTTATAAAGGGTGATGTTTTATTTGGTGAAGTTGAATTGAATCTACCGATGAGTACCACTCGTATTTATGGTGTTGTTTACACTACTAAACAAGATTTAACACAAACTACCCAGCTATTGCACCCGGCCAAAGCAATGGCTATTGCCAAGCGAAATGTTGTCCCTGCTATTGATGATCCTGAAGCGAAGCATGTTGACATTGGTGAAGTTAGAGTTGCTATAAAACGGGGCTTTGTTGCGTAA